One window of Magallana gigas chromosome 2, xbMagGiga1.1, whole genome shotgun sequence genomic DNA carries:
- the LOC109617694 gene encoding uncharacterized protein, whose translation MADKAIPIAIIVFIVLFIGSLLLVFSFSYVEYYEFGFRQQKSTGKIDRTIVYTTGRYLYGPDVTFKVFPLDAHHVTLADALIFTADKLEVAITVHFQYFIRKDELPLLHDKFDLDYRGPIESSALDAMKGSTSAYTTRNLVDNRKLLEQTIYKAIRERLGGMCCRPNCSSYAHACPPNCKAIKSCTNEDKGYFVDVKFFQLGQVIIPSSVQERYMKALTLKEESDRENLVQEAKVVRKTTNAMVQQIRNTAEEIRNNGTIEANLLTAVAQANYSTVLEIARSDGLKQIFHDLGFTQQEYKNSFNYLRTLRGMPSAHFTLDFQQRIVGNI comes from the exons ATGGCGGACAAAGCAATTCCCATAGCCATCATTGTTTTCATCGTCCTCTTCATCGGAAGTCTCCTattggttttcagtttcagttacgtagaatattatgag TTTGGCTTCAGACAACAAAAGTCCACTGGGAAGATTGACAGGACAATAGTGTATACGACCGGCAGATATTTGTACGGACCGGATGTTACGTTCAAAGTGTTTCCGCTTGACGCCCATCACGTCACCCTGGCAGACGCACTGATATTTACAGCAGACAAACTAGAG GTGGCGATCACGGTCCACTTCCAATATTTCATACGTAAAGATGAGCTTCCCTTACTTCACGACAAGTTTGACTTGGATTACAGAGGTCCTATTGAATCTAGCGCTTTGGATGCTATGAAG GGTTCTACATCAGCGTACACAACCCGGAATCTGGTAGATAACCGGAAGTTACTGGAGCAGACCATCTATAAGGCCATCAGGGAGCGACTAGGGGGCATGTGTTGCCGGCCAAACTGTTCATCGTATGCACACG CATGTCCCCCCAATTGCAAAGCCATAAAATCGTGCACAAACGAAGATAAGGGATACTTTGTGGATGTGAAGTTTTTCCAGCTTGGACAGGTGATCATACCTAGCTCTGTACAGGAACGGTATATGAAAGCACTGACCCTGAAGGAGGAGTCTGACAGGGAAAATCTTGTACAGGAAGCCAAGGTGGTGCGCAAAACTACTAATGCCATG GTTCAGCAAATCAGGAATACGgcggaggaaattcgaaataATGGCACAATAGAGGCGAATTTGTTAACTGCTGTAGCTCAGGCTAATTACAGTACAGTATTAGAGATCGCCCGGTCTGACGGACTGAAGCAGATCTTTCATGACCTTGGCTTTACACAacaagaatacaaaaatagtttCAACTATCTACGGACATTACGAGGGATGCCCTCTGCTCATTTTACTCTTGATTTCCAGCAAAGAATCGTTGGAAATATCTAA
- the LOC105320792 gene encoding uncharacterized protein, with protein sequence MTDDNKCFFIVAVAIGIPVLLIVILVPVSFSGLEYYEYGFKRQKSTGTVDKTEVYTTGKHFVGPDVEFKTFNSDAHFVTLSDVAIFTADKLEVKMTAYLQYFLRKDELVLLHDAYDTDYKDIIKNSALDALKGATTGYNTRELVANRKIMEDNIYKAVSQRLGGTCCRSDCTAYKYACPTGCKTTCTSADKGYYVDVKYFHLGSITIPNDVQSQYMKALTLQEEADREKLLQDAQVVRKNTTAMVQLIKNEALEIRENGTAIANLITVTSQANYTASLETARSDGLKQVFTTLGFTQQQYKNSFDYLKTLRGLDKAHLTVDFQQRIVGNL encoded by the exons ATGACGGACGATAATAAGTGCTTTTTCATCGTCGCGGTCGCTATTGGAATCCCGGTTCTATTAATAGTGATCTTGGTTCCTGTTAGTTTTTCTGGACTGGAATATTATGAG TACGGGTTCAAGCGACAAAAGTCCACAGGAACCGTGGATAAAACTGAGGTATACACCACCGGTAAACACTTCGTGGGACCCGATGTGGAGTTTAAAACCTTTAACTCAGACGCACATTTTGTGACACTGAGCGATGTAGCGATTTTTACCGCTGACAAACTAGAG GTGAAAATGACCGCCTATCTCCAGTACTTCCTCCGGAAGGACGAACTGGTGCTCCTCCATGACGCCTACGACACGGATTACAAGGACATCATCAAAAACAGCGCGCTGGACGCTCTCAAG GGTGCGACTACGGGGTACAATACAAGAGAACTTGTTGCAAACCGAAAGATTATGGAGGATAACATTTATAAAGCGGTCAGTCAGAGACTCGGGGGCACCTGCTGTCGATCAGACTGTACCGCTTACAAGTATG CATGTCCCACCGGCTGTAAGACAACCTGCACCTCCGCGGACAAAGGCTATTACGTGGACGTGAAGTATTTCCATCTTGGCTCCATCACTATCCCTAACGATGTCCAGAGTCAGTACATGAAGGCACTGACCCTGCAGGAAGAGGCTGACCGGGAGAAGCTGCTACAGGACGCGCAGGTTGTCAGGAAAAACACCACGGCAATG GTACAACTTATCAAAAATGAGGCCCTGGAAATTCGAGAAAACGGTACAGCCATTGCAAACCTGATTACGGTGACGTCACAGGCCAACTACACCGCCTCACTGGAAACAGCGCGGTCTGATGGACTGAAGCAAGTCTTCACTACTCTAGGGTTCACTCAACAACAATATAAGAACAGCTTTGATTATTTGAAAACCCTTCGAGGATTGGACAAGGCTCATCTCACAGTGGACTTCCAGCAGAGAATTGTGGGAAATTTATag
- the LOC105320806 gene encoding DC-STAMP domain-containing protein 2 has protein sequence MTEQDLSREYKVIKDYPSSAPQNLELRKGDYITHVKPLNNEWALGRKVGTDETGFFPVSYTEYSRQSPELPKNPHRTTMIIPEDQNDSDDETPNLLKQKTPLLEKGDKKAEQGRYDQPGQFEMSEIPIQTNNGNLIEELTQRLRTGFPVNALSPKTSRTIRRIVLIVCGILLGALFCGGLFSICVYSFGYTYRVSGIITGVAFLLVLIGAFGSRFLSCCLLLVVPSLFTSQGRGLVLAAIFILLMSGPGSNIAYNTVEVSRCLACVADLIQNQLMQLGKQILQPLYRIASALKNVFQTVVDALTPVVNTINSIVSELESFLSTVERIAAEISNVFSSCEKTMADAKSSCINGIKKAEKDCEDAVNAAVKWLEDAAKTVVNAVKSIWGKRRRRAIGFLPLNTSGAPNSLMNSTAMRGKQANKKEGRSRSYDALVMEIEEKERLSSPSVTQEGEYRALSASRVKRDRRKRSLASSICGILGKVDVVCSVLDIPAYLCKAINFVSGELSSAASAAMSEFNKFKNEFVFGFNSSFDFNMNITSSKTASQIVTEVLADITSKVSSITTISGIISQALGVTVLFLFIKSVIYMTRYMKQDFYDNIYISPEFIEYDEKCKKSGRESVLPLKFREHSRYIITSLPFPTGQELSSALSGLAAFFTHFGIAVVVIGFDYALYYLLVLIGNYGQVAVLSSSVSSLNITVEGSGFLANFFRDLIANLDLNVNMTVEFNITNCLPNPSLPSESNIPVFSLLYGGVLFLVFVQMYSHRIRRVITSHFYPDREEERCRLLHELIRHRRKTLFTWVRQRLQIRRHDIDNRVSIRGLLEYSSIGIFCKPFLDICLPRKATCISCEEEASGNVSFRKCKQCKSLYCKNCFEMFQNNCLLCHAKQQMKPGKK, from the exons ATGACAGAACAAGACTTGTCACGTGAGTACAAAGTTATCAAAGACTACCCGTCATCAGCACCTCAAAATCTGGAACTCCGAAAAGGAGATTACATAACGCATGTAAAGCCTCTGAACAATGAATGGGCTCTAGGGCGGAAAGTAGGGACCGACGAGACGGGGTTCTTTCCTGTTTCCTACACTGAGTATTCTAGACAGTCCCCAGAGCTTCCTAAAAATCCACATCGTACCACCATGATTATTCCCGAAGATCAGAACGATAGCGATGACGAAACCCcaaatcttttaaaacagaaaacacCACTGCTAGAGAAAGGAGATAAGAAAGCAGAACAAGGGAGGTACGACCAGCCTGGTCAGTTTGAAATGAGCGAAATACCAATACAGACGAACAACGGTAACCTGATAGAGGAGCTTACACAGAGACTTCGGACAGGATTCCCAGTCAATGCATTGAGTCCCAAGACTTCACGCACCATTCGGAGAATCGTTTTGATTGTCTGTGGTATTTTGCTGGGAGCGCTGTTTTGTGGTGGCCTTTTCTCCATTTGCGTTTACAGTTTTGGATACACCTACAGAGTATCAGGAATTATAACGGGCGTGGCCTTCCTTCTAGTCCTGATTGGAGCTTTTGGTAGTCGATTCCTAAGCTGCTGCTTGTTGCTAGTGGTGCCATCCCTTTTCACCTCACAAGGAAGGGGTTTGGTCCTCGCCGCCATTTTCATCCTCCTTATGTCTGGACCGGGATCAAACATTGCCTACAACACGGTAGAAGTGTCTCGGTGTTTGGCATGCGTGGCTGACTTGATCCAGAACCAGTTGATGCAGCTAGGCAAACAGATCCTTCAGCCGTTATATCGCATCGCCTCAGCACTGAAGAATGTGTTTCAAACTGTGGTCGATGCTCTAACACCTGTGGTTAATACTATCAATTCTATTGTCAGCGAATTAGAGTCGTTTCTCAGTACAGTGGAGAGAATCGCTGCTGAAATTTCCAATGTGTTTTCT TCTTGTGAAAAAACAATGGCAGACGCTAAGTCTTCGTGCATTAACGGGATCAAAAAAGCAGAAAAAGACTGTGAGGACGCTGTCAATGCGGCAGTGAAATGGCTAGAAGATGCCGCAAAGACAGTGGTGAATGCAGTGAAGTCAATTTGGGGGAAAAGACGTAGACGAGCCATAGGTTTTCTCCCCCTAAACACGTCTGGTGCTCCGAATAGCCTAATGAATTCAACAGCAATGCGTGGTAAACAGGCAAACAAGAAGGAGGGACGAAGTCGATCATATGATGCATTGGTTATGGAAATCGAAGAAAAGGAAAGATTATCGTCTCCCTCTGTAACTCAAGAGGGTGAATACAGAGCCTTGTCTGCGAGTAGAGTTAAACGCGACAG GAGGAAACGATCATTGGCGAGCTCTATATGTGGCATTTTAGGAAAAGTTGATGTGGTCTGTAGTGTATTGGACATTCCAGCCTATCTTTGTAAAGCAATAAACTTTGTGTCGGGCGAGCTTTCATCGGCAGCTTCTGCAGCCATGAGCGAattcaacaaatttaaaaatgaattcgtTTTTGGGTTTAACTCTTCCTTTGACTTTAACATGAATATAACATCATCTAAAACCGCATCGCAAATCGTGACTGAGGTGTTAGCAGACATCACCAGCAAAGTATCCAGCATAACTACCATATCTGGCATCATCAGCCAGGCTCTTGGAGTGACAGTCCTATTCCTTTTTATTAAGTCTGTTATATACATGACCCGTTACATGAAGCAAGATTTTTACGACAACATATACATATCTCCGGAATTTATAGAATACGACGAAAAATGCAAGAAAAGCGGACGGGAGTCGGTCCTTCCACTGAAGTTCAGAGAACACTCGAGGTACATCATCACTTCATTGCCATTTCCTACCGGTCAAGAATTGTCCTCGGCTCTTTCAGGCCTTGCCGCCTTCTTCACCCATTTTGGGATTGCCGTCGTCGTAATAGGTTTTGATTACGCCCTGTATTACCTCCTTGTTCTGATCGGTAACTATGGACAGGTAGCTGTTCTGTCCTCCAGTGTCAGCAGCCTTAACATTACGGTGGAGGGCAGCGGATTCCTCGCCAACTTCTTTCGAGACCTTATAGCAAATTTAGATCTCAATGTTAACATGACCGTCGAATTCAACATAACCAATTGCTTACCAAACCCAAGCCTGCCAAGTGAAAGTAATATCCCCGTTTTCTCGCTTTTGTATGGCGGTGTGCTGTTCCTTGTCTTTGTTCAAATGTACTCGCATAGAATCCGCCGTGTCATCACTTCTCATTTTTATCCTGACCGAGAGGAGGAAAGATGTCGTCTGCTTCATGAGTTGATACGTCATCGACGCAAGACGCTCTTCACCTGGGTTAGACAACGGCTGCAAATACGTCGTCATGACATCGATAACCGTGTTTCTATCCGGGGTCTCTTAGAGTACAGTTCGATTGGCATCTTTTGTAAACCATTCCTGGATATCTGTTTACCGCGAAAGGCAACTTGTATAAGCTGCGAGGAGGAGGCCAGTGGTAATGTTTCCTTTAGGAAATGCAAGCAGTGTAAATcactttattgcaaaaattgttttgagATGTTTCAGAACAATTGTTTGCTTTGTCATGCCAAACAACAAATGAAACCCGGTAAGAAGTAA
- the LOC105320791 gene encoding dnaJ homolog subfamily C member 27-A — MDRKPGHLTKNAQDAVNSLVWIKVVGIGNGCVGKTCLIKHFCESKFSGGYQPTVGVDYGFKIQHVEGVDLRVHLWDLSGSPEYIDVRNELYINTDAIFLVFDVTNLSTFENMENWLKEVQKYSSGNPELIVVANKIDLKAKRVVKSEDSKKWAQQNNAKYYETSAASGEGVDRLFNDMLTGLIERKKLWKAKSANPSI, encoded by the exons atgGACAGAAAACCAGGCCATTTGACTAAAAATGCACAGGATGCCGTGAATTCTTTGGTGTGGATAAAG GTTGTAGGCATTGGAAATGGATGCGTTGGGAAAACCTGTCTTATCAAACATTTTTGCGAAAGCAAa tTTAGCGGTGGGTACCAGCCAACAGTTGGTGTAGATTATGGGTTTAAAATTCAGCACGTGGAGGGGGTAGACT TAAGAGTACATCTATGGGATCTCTCTGGCAGTCCAGAATACATCGATGTTAGGAATGAACTATATATCAACACAGACGccatatttcttgtttttgatGTCACAAATTTGTCAACATTTGAAAATATGGAAAATTGGCTGAAAGAAGTGCAAAAATACTCATCCGGAAACCCCGAGCTTATTGTCGTTGCCAACAAG atcgATTTGAAAGCAAAAAGAGTTGTTAAATCAGAGGATTCTAAAAAATGGGCCCAGCAAAACAACGCAAA ATACTATGAGACTTCTGCCGCCTCTGGAGAGGGTGTGGATAGACTGTTTAATGATATGCTGACTGGGCTGATAGAACGGAAGAAGCTGTGGAAAGCCAAGTCAGCAAACCCCAGCATCTGA
- the LOC105320790 gene encoding dnaJ homolog subfamily C member 22, with the protein MAHILIAYVLWLVGGTWGLHHFYLGRDRQAFIWWATFGGCFGLGWFRDLWRIPEYIFAANRDSGYIKDFRRQQSCYPRPSFNVVRFWGEVILGWSFGVLARLCVPEEHAYEGIGWWVCVTVPPLATALGVHVVANEKPYRASFYWPLVGALCGIPWLIYDSGSIHYSSILATLFVNWKGVQWNPEVGNNRPFCRRFLCLVFCCLLYSTMWGVAIYQTASITTKDGEEIPLREAIPNFFNSPAWAEMKESLKQLYKFYQVHGFERLWEEFVEKLDPTGEAHAYKVLNIKENATEKQIKTSYRKLAKEWHPDKHTDPTKKAEAQEKFMEIQRAYEILSKIQSKRMKMNTRDRRKEEDYDQMGRKKRMKDEF; encoded by the exons ATGGCGCACATATTGATAGCATACGTATTATGGCTAGTTGGTGGTACATGGGGACTTCACCACTTTTATCTTGGGAGGGACAGACAAGCATTTATATGGTGGGCCACATTTGGCGGGTGCTTTGGACTTGGTTGGTTCAGAGATCTATGGCGAATTCCGGAGTACATATTTGCAGCAAACAGAGATAGTGGATATATTAAGGATTTCAGGCGTCAACAAAGCTGTTATCCACGCCCATCATTTAACGTCGTGAGATTTTGGGGGGAAGTAATCCTTGGATGGTCATTTGGGGTCCTTGCCCGCCTTTGCGTTCCAGAGGAACACGCATATGAAGGAATTGGTTGGTGGGTTTGTGTTACTGTACCCCCACTTGCCACCGCTTTAG gggttCATGTGGTTGCCAACGAAAAGCCATATAGGGCTTCTTTTTATTGGCCACTAGTAGGTGCATTGTGTGGAATTCCCTGGTTAATATACGACTCGGGGAGCATTCACTACTCATCAATACTTGCTACTTTATTTGTTAATTGGAAGGGTGTGCAATGGAATCCAGAGGTAGGGAACAACAGACCATTCTGTAGACGCTTCttgtgtttggttttttgttgtcTTCTATATTCCACCATGTGGGGAGTGGCTATTTATCAAACTGCCAGTATCACCACAAAGGATGGAGAGGAAATTCCACTGAGAGAGGCGATCCCTAACTTCTTTAACTCTCCTGCATGGGCAGAAATGAAGGAATCCCTGAAGCAGTTGTACAAATTCTATCAGGTGCACGGATTCGAGAGGCTTTGGGAAGAATTTGTGGAGAAATTAGACCCTACAGGAGAAGCACATGCATACAAG GTcctaaatattaaagaaaatgctacagaaaaacaaatcaaaactaGTTATAGGAAACTAGCAAAAGAGTGGCACCCTGATAAACATACTGACCCAACTAAAAAGGCCGAGGCTCAGGAAAAGTTTATGGAGATACAGAGAGCATATGAAATTCTTTCCAAAATTCAGAGCAAGAGAATGAAAATGAACACGAGGGATAGACGGAAAGAAGAAGACTATGATCAAATGGGCAGAAAGAAAAGGATGAAAGATGAGTTTTAG